A region of Streptomyces cinnamoneus DNA encodes the following proteins:
- a CDS encoding FAD binding domain-containing protein yields the protein MDFLRPASWEDALAAKAEHPAAVPIAGGTDVMVEINFDHRRPEHLLDLGRVAELHAWETDGRDVRLGAAVPYARVIEHLRRELPGLARAAHTVGSPQIRNRGSVGGNLGAASPAGDSHPALLAAGAEVEAESVRGTRLIPVEEFYTGVKRNALAPDELIRAVRIRKATGPQQFSKVGTRNAMVIAVCAFGIALHPGSRTVRTGIGSAAPTPLRARAAEEFLDAALEEAGLWESRRAVPAPVAAQFAELAAGACNPIDDVRGSAAYRRRAVGVMARRTLGWVWEEYTTGERSAPCA from the coding sequence ATGGACTTCCTGCGCCCCGCCAGCTGGGAGGACGCCCTCGCCGCCAAGGCCGAGCACCCCGCCGCCGTGCCCATAGCGGGCGGCACGGACGTCATGGTCGAGATCAACTTCGACCACCGCCGTCCGGAGCACCTGCTGGACCTGGGCCGCGTCGCCGAGCTCCACGCCTGGGAGACGGACGGGCGCGACGTGCGCCTCGGCGCCGCCGTGCCCTACGCCCGCGTCATCGAGCACCTGCGCCGCGAGCTGCCCGGCCTCGCACGCGCAGCGCACACCGTGGGCTCGCCCCAGATCCGCAACCGCGGCAGCGTCGGCGGCAACCTCGGCGCCGCCTCCCCCGCGGGCGACAGCCACCCGGCGCTGCTCGCCGCCGGCGCCGAGGTCGAGGCGGAGTCCGTACGCGGCACCCGCCTGATCCCGGTCGAGGAGTTCTACACCGGCGTCAAGCGCAACGCCCTCGCGCCAGACGAGCTGATCCGCGCCGTGCGCATCCGCAAGGCCACCGGGCCGCAGCAGTTCTCCAAGGTCGGCACGCGCAACGCGATGGTCATCGCGGTCTGCGCCTTCGGCATCGCCCTCCACCCGGGCAGCCGCACCGTGCGGACCGGCATCGGCTCGGCCGCGCCCACGCCCCTGCGGGCCCGCGCCGCCGAGGAGTTCCTGGACGCCGCCCTGGAGGAGGCCGGCCTCTGGGAGTCGCGGCGGGCCGTCCCCGCGCCGGTCGCCGCCCAGTTCGCCGAACTGGCCGCCGGGGCCTGCAACCCCATCGACGACGTGCGCGGCAGCGCCGCCTACCGCCGTCGTGCCGTCGGCGTCATGGCCCGCCGCACGCTGGGCTGGGTCTGGGAGGAATACACCACGGGGGAGAGGAGCGCGCCGTGCGCGTGA
- a CDS encoding (2Fe-2S)-binding protein, with protein MRVNFTVNGRPQEADDVWEGESLLYVLRERLGLPGSKNACEQGECGSCTVRLDGVTVCACLVAAGQAEGCEVTTVEGLAGRAGLPDGELTPVQQAFVDAGAVQCGFCTPGLLVAADELLECDPDPSDADIREALSGNLCRCTGYEKILDAVRLAAARTGEAARP; from the coding sequence GTGCGCGTGAACTTCACGGTCAACGGCCGTCCGCAGGAGGCGGACGACGTGTGGGAGGGCGAGAGCCTGCTGTACGTGCTGCGCGAGCGGCTGGGCCTGCCCGGCTCCAAGAACGCCTGCGAGCAGGGCGAATGCGGCTCCTGCACGGTCCGGCTCGACGGCGTGACCGTCTGCGCCTGCCTGGTGGCGGCCGGGCAGGCCGAGGGGTGCGAGGTCACCACCGTCGAGGGCCTGGCCGGCCGCGCCGGACTGCCCGACGGCGAACTCACCCCCGTCCAGCAGGCGTTCGTCGACGCCGGCGCCGTGCAGTGCGGCTTCTGCACCCCCGGCCTGCTCGTCGCGGCGGACGAGCTGCTGGAGTGCGACCCCGACCCCTCCGACGCCGACATACGCGAGGCCCTGTCCGGGAACCTGTGCCGGTGCACCGGCTACGAGAAGATCCTCGACGCGGTCCGCCTGGCCGCCGCGCGTACCGGAGAGGCGGCCCGGCCGTGA
- the pucD gene encoding xanthine dehydrogenase subunit D, translating to MSDDTRTPAGVTRRGGTRGGVGESTLRPDGTLKVTGEFAYASDLWHEDMLWGFTLRSPHAHARIRSVDVSAALATAGVHAVMTHRDLPAETRYGLEIKDTPVLADGVVRHHGEPVALVAADHPETARRAAAKIVVDYEQLPVVTGEESATAPGAPVLHPGRTDDHARHVPHPNIVHRQPVVRGDVAAARARADVVVTGDYEVGMQDQAFLGPESGLAVPAEDGGVDLYIATQWLHADLRQIAPVLGLPEHKVRMTLSGVGGAFGGREDLSMQAHACLLALRTGKPVKIVYNRFESFFGHVHRHPATLRYEHGATRDGRLCHVKARIVLDGGAYASSSPAVVGNAASLAVGPYAVDDVDVEAIALYTNNPPCGAMRGFGAVQACFAYEAQMDKLADALGMDPVEFRRVNAMAQGAVMPTGQVVDSPAPVAELLRRVKAMPLPPRRQWETAGGSPDVRALPGGLSNTTHGESVVRGVGYAVGIKNVGFSEGFDDYSTARVRLEVTGGEPVATVHTAMAEVGQGGVTVHAQIARTELGVSRVTVAPADTAVGSAGSTSASRQTYVTGGAVKHACEAVREKVLELGRAKFGTYHPAWATAELLLEDGKVVTDGGETLASLADVLEGESCEAELEWRHRPTQPFDPRTGQGFGHVQYSFAAHRAVVEVDTELGLVKVVELACAQDVGKALNPLSVAGQIQGGTTQGLGLAVMEEIVVDPVTAKVRNPSFTDYLIPTILDTPAIPVDVLELADHHAPYGLRGVGEAPTLSSTPAVVAAIRRATGLALARVPVRPEHLTGT from the coding sequence GTGAGCGACGACACCCGCACCCCCGCCGGCGTCACCCGGCGCGGCGGCACCAGGGGCGGCGTCGGCGAGTCCACCCTCCGCCCCGACGGCACCCTCAAGGTCACCGGCGAGTTCGCCTACGCCTCCGACCTGTGGCACGAGGACATGCTGTGGGGCTTCACCCTCCGCAGCCCGCACGCCCACGCCCGGATCCGCTCGGTCGACGTCTCCGCCGCCCTCGCCACGGCCGGCGTCCACGCCGTCATGACGCACCGGGACCTCCCCGCAGAGACCCGCTACGGCCTGGAGATCAAGGACACCCCGGTCCTCGCCGACGGCGTCGTGCGCCACCACGGCGAGCCCGTCGCCCTCGTGGCCGCCGACCACCCCGAGACCGCCCGCCGCGCCGCCGCCAAGATCGTGGTCGACTACGAGCAACTGCCCGTCGTCACCGGCGAGGAGAGCGCCACCGCACCCGGCGCCCCCGTCCTCCACCCCGGCCGCACGGACGACCACGCCCGTCACGTCCCCCACCCCAACATCGTCCACCGCCAGCCCGTCGTCCGCGGCGACGTCGCCGCCGCCCGGGCCCGCGCCGACGTCGTCGTCACCGGCGACTACGAGGTGGGCATGCAGGACCAGGCCTTCCTCGGCCCCGAGTCCGGCCTCGCCGTGCCCGCCGAGGACGGCGGCGTCGACCTCTACATCGCCACCCAGTGGCTGCACGCGGACCTGCGCCAGATCGCCCCCGTCCTCGGGCTGCCCGAGCACAAGGTCCGCATGACGCTCTCCGGGGTCGGCGGCGCCTTCGGCGGCCGCGAGGACCTGTCCATGCAGGCCCACGCCTGCCTGCTCGCGCTGCGCACGGGCAAGCCCGTGAAGATCGTCTACAACCGCTTCGAGTCCTTCTTCGGCCACGTCCACCGCCACCCCGCCACGCTCCGCTACGAGCACGGGGCGACCCGCGACGGCAGGCTCTGCCACGTCAAGGCCCGCATCGTGCTGGACGGCGGGGCCTACGCCTCCTCCTCCCCGGCCGTCGTCGGCAACGCCGCCTCCCTCGCCGTCGGCCCCTACGCCGTCGACGACGTCGACGTCGAGGCGATCGCCCTCTACACCAACAACCCGCCCTGCGGAGCGATGCGCGGATTCGGCGCGGTCCAGGCGTGCTTCGCCTACGAGGCGCAGATGGACAAGCTCGCCGACGCCCTGGGCATGGACCCGGTGGAGTTCCGCCGCGTCAACGCCATGGCGCAGGGCGCGGTCATGCCCACCGGGCAGGTCGTCGACTCGCCCGCCCCCGTCGCCGAACTGCTGCGCCGCGTCAAGGCGATGCCGCTGCCGCCACGGCGGCAATGGGAGACCGCCGGCGGCTCCCCGGACGTACGGGCCCTGCCCGGCGGGCTGTCGAACACCACCCACGGCGAGTCGGTCGTGCGGGGCGTCGGCTACGCCGTGGGCATCAAGAACGTCGGCTTCTCCGAGGGCTTCGACGACTACTCCACCGCCCGGGTGCGCCTGGAGGTGACCGGCGGCGAGCCCGTCGCCACCGTCCACACCGCCATGGCCGAGGTGGGCCAGGGCGGCGTGACCGTGCACGCCCAGATCGCCCGCACCGAGCTGGGCGTCTCCCGCGTCACCGTCGCCCCGGCCGACACCGCGGTGGGGTCGGCGGGGTCGACCTCCGCCTCCCGCCAGACCTACGTCACCGGCGGCGCCGTCAAGCACGCCTGCGAGGCGGTGCGGGAGAAGGTGCTGGAGCTGGGCCGGGCGAAGTTCGGCACGTACCACCCGGCGTGGGCGACGGCCGAACTCCTGCTGGAGGACGGCAAGGTGGTCACCGACGGCGGCGAGACGCTGGCCTCCCTCGCGGACGTCCTGGAGGGCGAGAGCTGCGAGGCGGAGCTGGAGTGGCGGCACCGCCCCACCCAGCCCTTCGACCCGCGCACCGGACAGGGCTTCGGCCACGTCCAGTACTCCTTCGCCGCCCACCGCGCGGTCGTCGAGGTCGACACCGAGCTGGGCCTGGTCAAGGTCGTGGAACTGGCCTGCGCCCAGGACGTCGGCAAGGCCCTCAACCCGCTGTCCGTCGCCGGCCAGATCCAGGGCGGCACCACCCAGGGCCTGGGACTCGCGGTCATGGAGGAGATCGTCGTCGACCCGGTCACCGCGAAGGTCCGCAACCCCTCCTTCACCGACTACCTGATCCCCACCATCCTCGACACGCCGGCGATACCCGTCGACGTCCTCGAACTCGCCGACCACCACGCCCCCTACGGGCTGCGCGGCGTCGGCGAGGCACCCACGCTGTCCTCGACGCCCGCCGTCGTGGCGGCGATCCGCCGGGCCACGGGCCTGGCGCTCGCGCGCGTACCGGTACGGCCGGAGCACCTGACCGGCACCTGA
- a CDS encoding NCS2 family permease: MTHAPARPKTPADAAGAGPRRPAGRSWPDRYFHITDRGSTLAREVRGGVTTFMAMSYILLLNPLILSGPDVARHTLDRQGLITATAFAAAACTLLMGLIGRVPLALAAGLGVSGVLSTQVAPRMTWPQAMGMCVVYGVVIMLLVLTGMRERVMNAIPVELKHAITMGIGMFIALIGLVKAGFVHASRSGGPVTLGPAGELAGWPVLLFCVTLLLIFVLQAREVPGAILIGIVAGTVLAVVVNAVGDLGPKTWQNGAPALRGGAVSMPDFTLFGRVEFGGWGAVGGVTVGMIVFTLVLAGFFDAMATVIGVGTEAGLADDEGRMPGLSRALLVDGAGGAIGGVAGASGQTVFVESATGVGEGARTGLSSVVTGLLFTACLFFTPLTRIVPGEIAAAALVVIGAMMMGHARHIDWTDRAVTIPVFLTVVLMPFTYSITAGVGGGVIAYTAIKAGQGKWREPGVFMWALSLVFAGYFALHPIEHWLGVK; the protein is encoded by the coding sequence ATGACCCACGCACCAGCGCGGCCAAAGACCCCGGCGGACGCCGCGGGCGCGGGCCCGCGGCGGCCCGCCGGACGGTCCTGGCCCGACCGGTACTTCCACATCACCGACCGGGGCTCGACGCTCGCGCGCGAAGTGCGCGGCGGCGTCACCACGTTCATGGCGATGAGCTACATCCTGCTGCTCAACCCGCTGATCCTCTCCGGCCCCGACGTGGCGCGGCACACCCTCGACCGGCAGGGCCTCATCACCGCCACCGCCTTCGCCGCGGCGGCCTGCACGCTGCTCATGGGCCTGATCGGCCGGGTCCCCCTCGCCCTGGCGGCCGGGCTCGGCGTCTCCGGAGTGCTCTCCACGCAGGTGGCCCCCCGGATGACGTGGCCGCAGGCGATGGGCATGTGCGTCGTCTACGGCGTGGTCATCATGCTGCTCGTGCTCACCGGGATGCGCGAGCGCGTCATGAACGCCATCCCCGTGGAGCTCAAGCACGCCATCACCATGGGCATCGGCATGTTCATCGCCCTCATCGGCCTGGTGAAGGCGGGCTTCGTGCACGCCTCGCGGTCGGGCGGCCCGGTCACCCTGGGCCCCGCCGGCGAACTGGCGGGCTGGCCCGTGCTGCTCTTCTGCGTCACCCTGCTGCTGATCTTCGTGCTGCAGGCCCGGGAGGTGCCCGGCGCGATCCTCATCGGCATCGTGGCCGGCACGGTGCTGGCCGTCGTCGTGAACGCCGTCGGCGACCTCGGCCCGAAGACCTGGCAGAACGGCGCCCCGGCACTCAGGGGCGGTGCCGTCTCCATGCCGGACTTCACGCTCTTCGGGCGGGTCGAGTTCGGCGGCTGGGGCGCGGTGGGCGGGGTGACCGTCGGGATGATCGTCTTCACCCTGGTCCTGGCCGGCTTCTTCGACGCCATGGCGACCGTCATCGGCGTCGGCACCGAAGCGGGCCTCGCCGACGACGAGGGCCGGATGCCGGGTCTGAGCAGGGCCCTGCTCGTCGACGGCGCGGGCGGGGCGATCGGGGGAGTGGCCGGGGCGTCCGGCCAGACCGTCTTCGTCGAGTCCGCGACGGGCGTGGGCGAGGGCGCCCGCACGGGCCTGTCGTCCGTCGTCACGGGGCTGCTCTTCACGGCCTGCCTGTTCTTCACCCCGCTGACGAGGATCGTCCCCGGCGAGATCGCCGCGGCCGCCCTGGTGGTGATCGGCGCCATGATGATGGGCCACGCCCGGCACATCGACTGGACGGACCGCGCGGTGACCATCCCCGTCTTCCTGACGGTCGTCCTCATGCCCTTCACGTACTCCATCACGGCCGGCGTCGGCGGCGGCGTCATCGCCTACACGGCCATCAAGGCGGGTCAGGGCAAGTGGCGCGAGCCCGGCGTCTTCATGTGGGCCCTGAGCCTGGTCTTCGCGGGCTACTTCGCCCTGCATCCCATCGAGCACTGGCTGGGCGTGAAGTAA
- a CDS encoding XdhC family protein, whose protein sequence is MLDIAAGLHRWCEEGRDFAVATVVAVRGSAPREPGAALAVDAAGTVLGSVSGGCVEGAVYELCRTALAGGEPVLERFGYSDEDAFAVGLTCGGEIDVLVVPVREGSVERAALATVARGGTAALARVVSGPRPLLGRALLVGPDGRAGGSLGGPAALDRTAAREAAALLDAGRTAAVDLGADGSRCGEPVRLLVECSVPPPRMLVFGAIDFASALVRAGKFLGYRVTVCDARPVFATAARFPEADEVVVDWPHRYLDGQGAALDGRTVLCVLTHDVKFDVPLLRRALRLPVAYVGAMGSRRTHAVRLARLREAGADEAELARLRSPIGLDLGARTPEETALSIAAEIVAVRRGGTGVPLTGGDAPIHHEAGSTVAA, encoded by the coding sequence ATGCTGGACATCGCGGCCGGGCTGCACCGGTGGTGTGAGGAGGGACGCGACTTCGCGGTCGCCACGGTGGTGGCCGTCCGCGGGAGCGCCCCGCGCGAGCCGGGCGCGGCCCTCGCCGTCGACGCGGCCGGCACGGTGCTCGGCTCGGTCTCGGGAGGGTGCGTCGAGGGCGCGGTCTACGAGCTGTGCCGGACGGCGCTGGCCGGCGGCGAGCCGGTGCTGGAGCGGTTCGGCTACTCCGACGAGGACGCCTTCGCCGTCGGACTGACCTGCGGCGGGGAGATCGACGTCCTCGTGGTCCCCGTGCGGGAGGGGTCGGTCGAGCGGGCCGCGCTGGCCACGGTCGCGCGGGGCGGGACGGCGGCCCTGGCGCGCGTCGTCTCCGGCCCCCGCCCCCTGCTGGGCCGGGCGCTGCTCGTCGGGCCGGACGGCCGCGCCGGCGGCTCCCTGGGCGGCCCCGCCGCCCTGGACCGGACAGCGGCCCGCGAGGCGGCCGCCCTCCTGGACGCGGGCCGCACCGCCGCGGTGGACCTCGGCGCGGACGGCTCGCGCTGCGGCGAACCGGTGCGGCTCCTGGTCGAGTGCAGCGTGCCGCCGCCCCGCATGCTCGTCTTCGGCGCGATCGACTTCGCGTCGGCGCTGGTGCGGGCGGGGAAGTTCCTGGGCTACCGCGTGACGGTGTGCGACGCCCGGCCCGTCTTCGCGACGGCGGCCCGCTTCCCCGAGGCGGACGAGGTGGTCGTCGACTGGCCGCACCGCTACCTCGACGGGCAGGGCGCGGCCCTGGACGGCCGCACGGTGCTGTGCGTCCTCACGCACGACGTGAAGTTCGACGTGCCGCTGCTGCGGCGGGCGTTGCGGCTGCCGGTAGCGTACGTGGGCGCGATGGGCTCGCGCCGCACGCACGCCGTCCGGCTGGCGCGCCTGCGGGAGGCCGGCGCGGACGAGGCGGAGCTGGCCCGCCTCCGCTCGCCGATCGGGCTCGACCTGGGGGCCCGGACGCCGGAGGAGACGGCCCTGTCCATCGCCGCGGAGATCGTGGCGGTGCGGCGCGGAGGGACGGGGGTGCCGCTGACGGGAGGGGACGCCCCCATCCACCACGAGGCCGGGAGCACGGTCGCCGCCTGA
- a CDS encoding MgtC/SapB family protein has translation MAFVNEWALAANIGAGLGFGAIIGLERQWRARMAGLRTNALVAAGSALFVLLSTYGFSSATSTSGYDGSRVAAQIVSGIGFLGAGVIMRDGLSVRGLNTAATLWCSAAVGALAGTGLYVLAALGTVGVVAANTLLRPLARGLDRGPHGGAEVSTDYHFEVVCTEPEEAHVRTLVVQAVARPGFRLRSVHSRDAETAGKVTVSAELTTERRDDSLLEEAVSRLSLEPAVSAVSWTVLQGPDDDDDDDADGGPDSGYGRGRRARRRVRNLFTGR, from the coding sequence ATGGCCTTCGTCAACGAATGGGCTCTGGCGGCGAACATCGGTGCCGGGCTGGGCTTCGGCGCGATCATCGGGCTGGAGCGCCAGTGGCGGGCCCGGATGGCGGGACTGCGCACGAACGCGCTCGTCGCCGCCGGATCTGCCCTCTTCGTGCTCCTGTCGACCTACGGCTTCAGCAGCGCGACCAGCACCAGCGGCTACGACGGCTCCCGCGTCGCCGCGCAGATCGTCTCCGGCATCGGCTTCCTGGGCGCGGGCGTCATCATGCGCGACGGACTGAGCGTCCGGGGCCTCAACACGGCAGCCACACTGTGGTGTTCGGCAGCCGTCGGCGCCCTGGCCGGTACGGGACTGTACGTGCTGGCGGCGCTCGGGACCGTCGGGGTGGTCGCCGCCAACACCCTGCTGCGGCCGCTGGCCCGCGGCCTGGACCGGGGGCCGCACGGCGGCGCGGAGGTCTCCACCGACTACCACTTCGAAGTGGTGTGCACCGAGCCCGAGGAGGCCCACGTGCGTACCCTCGTCGTCCAGGCGGTCGCCCGCCCCGGCTTCCGGTTGCGGTCGGTGCACAGCCGCGACGCCGAGACCGCCGGCAAGGTGACCGTTTCCGCCGAACTGACCACGGAACGGCGCGACGACAGCCTGCTGGAGGAAGCCGTCAGCAGACTGTCCCTGGAACCCGCCGTCTCCGCCGTCAGCTGGACCGTCCTGCAGGGTCCGGACGACGACGATGACGACGACGCCGACGGCGGCCCGGACAGCGGCTACGGCCGGGGCCGCCGCGCCCGGCGTCGCGTACGGAACCTCTTCACCGGACGGTGA
- a CDS encoding methyltransferase yields the protein MDLKAEPAGDGWRSRVVIMQLVWGHMTSSILSTTTRLGIMDHLGDGERTADEVASLSGTQTEATLRLLRAQAALGLLEEPRPGVFRLTSAGALLRSGRDDSLASLVRLLSDPLMTKPWDHLDACLRTGLPAFDDVYGDDFFTYLKKHPDISAVFNAAMSEGTRTAAEAVAGLYDFNRFRTIVDVGGGDGTLLSYVLRAHPAPRGILYDTAEGLAQAPARLAAEGLTDRCALETGDFFTGAPAGGDLYLLKSIIHDWNDAQCAQILRGVRAVVPADGRVLIVEPVLPERVDPAGAQTSHYLSDLNMLVNVGGRERTRQDFEELCAGAGFAVDSVTSMPAPNPFSLIEVAPV from the coding sequence ATGGACCTGAAGGCGGAGCCCGCAGGCGACGGCTGGCGGAGCCGGGTGGTGATCATGCAGTTGGTGTGGGGTCACATGACCTCCAGCATCCTGAGCACCACCACCCGGCTCGGCATCATGGATCACCTAGGCGACGGCGAGCGCACAGCGGACGAGGTGGCGTCCCTGTCCGGCACGCAGACGGAGGCCACCCTGCGGCTGCTGCGGGCCCAGGCCGCGCTCGGGCTGCTGGAGGAGCCGCGGCCCGGGGTGTTCCGGCTGACCTCCGCCGGGGCACTCCTGCGGTCCGGCCGGGACGACAGTCTGGCCTCACTGGTCAGGCTGCTCAGCGACCCCCTGATGACGAAGCCGTGGGACCACCTCGACGCCTGCTTGCGGACCGGCCTGCCCGCGTTCGACGACGTCTACGGGGACGACTTCTTCACCTACCTGAAGAAACACCCGGACATCTCGGCCGTCTTCAACGCGGCGATGAGCGAGGGCACCCGCACGGCCGCCGAAGCGGTCGCCGGGCTCTACGACTTCAACCGCTTCCGCACCATCGTGGACGTCGGCGGGGGCGACGGCACACTGCTGTCGTACGTCCTGCGGGCGCACCCCGCCCCGCGCGGAATCCTCTACGACACCGCCGAAGGCCTGGCCCAGGCCCCGGCCAGGCTGGCGGCCGAGGGGCTCACGGACCGCTGCGCCCTGGAGACCGGCGACTTCTTCACCGGGGCGCCTGCCGGCGGGGACCTGTATCTGCTCAAGAGCATCATCCACGACTGGAACGACGCGCAGTGCGCCCAGATCCTGCGCGGCGTCCGCGCCGTCGTCCCCGCCGACGGCCGCGTGCTGATCGTGGAGCCCGTGCTCCCGGAGCGGGTGGATCCGGCGGGCGCGCAGACCAGTCACTACCTCAGCGACCTCAACATGCTGGTCAACGTGGGCGGTCGGGAGCGGACCCGGCAGGACTTCGAGGAGCTGTGCGCGGGCGCCGGCTTCGCGGTCGACTCCGTCACGTCCATGCCGGCTCCCAACCCCTTCTCCCTCATCGAGGTGGCTCCCGTCTGA
- a CDS encoding DUF6193 family natural product biosynthesis protein: MSDNNSTHEAVEIVAAAWQRVLAMDENLVDPKKTRLTYSYPELRVLYPLVSHGMLQLSRCTDFPWTADVPVIYRRVEGGYVVRRLDRPNGADDAIVGYTDTLEDAVALVAANLPPGCGPAIQGTPDDLD; encoded by the coding sequence ATGTCCGATAACAATTCCACACATGAAGCCGTCGAAATCGTTGCCGCCGCGTGGCAGCGCGTACTGGCCATGGACGAGAATTTGGTCGACCCGAAGAAGACACGTCTCACTTATTCCTATCCGGAACTCCGTGTCCTCTACCCGCTCGTCAGCCACGGCATGCTGCAACTGAGCCGCTGCACTGATTTCCCGTGGACCGCCGACGTGCCGGTGATCTACCGGCGCGTCGAAGGAGGCTACGTCGTCCGGCGCCTGGACCGACCAAACGGCGCCGATGACGCAATCGTGGGCTACACGGACACCCTGGAGGACGCAGTGGCCCTCGTCGCCGCCAACCTCCCTCCCGGCTGCGGCCCCGCCATCCAAGGAACCCCCGACGACCTCGACTGA
- a CDS encoding DUF6193 family natural product biosynthesis protein produces the protein MSAQDGKSAAAETVALAWQRVLSLEEDLLAPEIARAAYAEPRLRELFPLVSHGALTLSRCTRSPWSNDVPTLYRRAGGGYVVIRYGEGRLGEPDTVEEAVALIVANLPAGCGAAVDGTADDLD, from the coding sequence ATGTCAGCACAAGACGGCAAGTCGGCGGCCGCCGAGACGGTCGCTCTCGCGTGGCAGCGCGTACTCTCCCTGGAAGAGGATCTGCTCGCCCCGGAAATAGCGCGGGCCGCTTATGCCGAGCCGCGCCTCCGCGAGCTCTTCCCCTTGGTCAGCCATGGCGCCCTCACTCTGAGCCGCTGCACTCGATCGCCCTGGTCGAACGACGTCCCCACCCTTTACCGACGCGCCGGGGGCGGTTACGTCGTCATCCGCTACGGCGAGGGCAGGCTGGGCGAGCCGGACACGGTGGAGGAAGCCGTCGCCCTCATCGTCGCCAACCTCCCCGCCGGCTGCGGGGCCGCCGTCGACGGGACAGCCGACGACCTCGACTGA